The sequence below is a genomic window from Shinella zoogloeoides.
TTCAGCAATGATGTCGGCAACCTTGTCGAATGTAGCAGTCACGCCCATACCTCATGAATCTATAGTTGGGGCGATCCTATATGGAAATCCGATGCAATTGCCAATGGGGTTGATGAGGGCCCTCGCATGATCCGCGCAGCTGTGTTGCGCAAACGACATGGCTGCAACCGACGATCAGACCGCCATGGAATGCCGCCCGCGGCCGCTCGAAAGGTGCGCGTCGAAGACGGCGGCGACGGTGCGCGCGAAGGGCGAGCCCGCCGCCGTCAGCAGGAACCTTTCGCCCTCGATGCGGCAGAGGTCGTCCCGATCGGACGCCGCAAAGCCGCAGGCCTCCGCCCTTATCGTGGCGGCGAAAGCCGGATGACGCGCAGCAAGATCGGCGAACGAGAAACCGAAATCGCACATGATCCTTTCGATCACCCACGCGCGGGCCCGGTCCTCGGCAGTCAGCGCATAGCCGCGCACCACGGCAAGGCCGCCCTCTTCCACCCTACGCAGATATTCGCCGGTCGCCGGCATGTTCTGGAAATAGCCCTGCGGCAACTGGCCGATGGCCGAAGCGCCGAGACCGACCAGGGCATCGGCCTGATCGTCGGTATAGCCCTGGAAGTTGCGGCGCAGCGTTCCGCCACGCGCCGCGGCGGCGAGCCGGTCGGACGGCAGGGCGAAATGGTCGATGCCGATCGCCTCGTAGCCCGCGGCCACCAGCATCTCCGCCGCCATGCGCATCTGCGCGAAACGCGCGACGACGCCCGGCAGCGCCGCCTCGTCGATCATGGTCTGATGCTTCTTCATCCACGGCACATGGGCATAGCCGAAGAGCGCGATGCGATCGGGATTAAGCGAAATGACGGCGCGAACGGTCTGCGCCAGCGTTTCCATGGTCTGGTGCGGCAGCCCATAGAGGATGTCGCAGTTGACCGACCGCACGCCCCGCGCCCGCGCCGCCTCGACCACGCCGCGCGTCTGCTCGAAGGTCTGGATGCGGTTGATCGCGTTCTGGACCGCCGGATCGAAATCCTGGATGCCGAGGCTGGCCCGCGTCATGCCGATGGCGGCCAGCGCATCATGGCGCGCCTCGTCGAGATCGTTCGGGTCCATCTCCACGGAAATCTCGGCGTCCGGCGCAAAAGTGAAACTCCGGTCGAGGCCCTTCTTCAGCGCGATCATGTCGTCCGGCCGCAGCAATGTCGGCGATCCGCCGCCGAAATGCAGCGCCGTCACCGGCACGTCCCGCGAGACACGCTTGCCGACAGCCGAAATTTCGGCGTGAAGGCCCTTGAGATACGCTTCGACCGGCTCGTAGCGCAGCGTCTGCTTGGTATGACAGGCGCAGAACCAGCAGAGACGGTCGCAATAGGGAATGTGCGCATAGAGCGACAGGCGATTCTCCCGCCCGAGCAGGCCGAGCCATTGCGCATAGGCCTCCGCGCCGACGCTCTCGCTGAAATGCGGGGCGGTCGGGTAGCTCGTATAGCGCGGTACCGGCGATGAAAGGCGTTCGACGAGGGCGTCCTGCATGGGTCTCTCCTTGCTCGGAAGAGAAATAACCTCGAAACGATCCCCGCCATTTGATTTTGATCAAGTGAAAGCCCGAAGGAGTGCGCTACGATTTGACAATAGTCAGGAAGCGCTATTTTGCCGCGAGGCGGCACGCTTTATGTTCAAGCCTGCGTGCGATAGCACGGCATTGTTGCGCCGTCGGTACGGGGCGAAGGGGAAAGCCGATATGGAAGTTCGCCGCCAAGATATCCATAATTCCGACATTCCGCTTGTCTGCCGGGCCTGCGAGGCCCGCCATGGCGGCGTATGCGGCGCACTGACCGCCGAACAGCTGACCGAGCTTAACAAGCACTCCTCGCGCCACCGGCTGGATAGCGGCGCCGAGGTGATCGGCCAGGGCGAGACGGTGGTGAACTATTCCAACATCATGCGCGGCGTGGTGAAGCTGACGAAGGTGATGGCGGACGGCCGCCAGCAGATCGTCGGCCTGCAGTTCGCACCCGATTTCCTCGGCCGCCCGTTCCTCGAAGAAAGCGCGATAACCGCGGAAGCGGCGACCGAAAGCGAAGTCTGCAACTTCCCGCGCAACGTGCTCGACCGCCTCGTCAAGCGCACGCCGGAACTCGGGCTCACGCTGCATCGTCAGGCGCTGAAGGAGCTGGACGAAGCGCGCGACTGGATGCTGACGCTCGGCCGCAAGACGGCGCAGGAGAAGGTGGCGAGCTTCCTCTACCTCATCGCCACCCATATCGACCCGGAAAGCGTCGACATGTCGACCTTCGACCTGCCGCTTTCGCGTGCCGACATCGCCGATTTCCTCGGGCTGACGATCGAGACCGTCAGCCGCCAGTTCACCAAGCTGCGCAAGGAAAACGTCATCCGCATCGAGAACAACCGGCACGTCACGGTTCCCGACATGGACCGGCTGATGCGTTACGCCGGCAACGACTGACCTTCTACCGCGTGATGACGATGCGCGTGTTGGAAAGGCCGTTGCGGTTCGCCAGCTGGAAGAACGTCGCCGCATTGGACGGGTGAAGGCGAACGCAGCCGTGCGAGGCGGGGCGGCCGAGACGCTTGGTCTCGTAGGTCGCGTGCACGGCA
It includes:
- a CDS encoding Crp/Fnr family transcriptional regulator, whose product is MEVRRQDIHNSDIPLVCRACEARHGGVCGALTAEQLTELNKHSSRHRLDSGAEVIGQGETVVNYSNIMRGVVKLTKVMADGRQQIVGLQFAPDFLGRPFLEESAITAEAATESEVCNFPRNVLDRLVKRTPELGLTLHRQALKELDEARDWMLTLGRKTAQEKVASFLYLIATHIDPESVDMSTFDLPLSRADIADFLGLTIETVSRQFTKLRKENVIRIENNRHVTVPDMDRLMRYAGND
- the hemN gene encoding oxygen-independent coproporphyrinogen III oxidase — encoded protein: MQDALVERLSSPVPRYTSYPTAPHFSESVGAEAYAQWLGLLGRENRLSLYAHIPYCDRLCWFCACHTKQTLRYEPVEAYLKGLHAEISAVGKRVSRDVPVTALHFGGGSPTLLRPDDMIALKKGLDRSFTFAPDAEISVEMDPNDLDEARHDALAAIGMTRASLGIQDFDPAVQNAINRIQTFEQTRGVVEAARARGVRSVNCDILYGLPHQTMETLAQTVRAVISLNPDRIALFGYAHVPWMKKHQTMIDEAALPGVVARFAQMRMAAEMLVAAGYEAIGIDHFALPSDRLAAAARGGTLRRNFQGYTDDQADALVGLGASAIGQLPQGYFQNMPATGEYLRRVEEGGLAVVRGYALTAEDRARAWVIERIMCDFGFSFADLAARHPAFAATIRAEACGFAASDRDDLCRIEGERFLLTAAGSPFARTVAAVFDAHLSSGRGRHSMAV